A genomic region of Conger conger chromosome 6, fConCon1.1, whole genome shotgun sequence contains the following coding sequences:
- the tmem154 gene encoding transmembrane protein 154 isoform X2, whose amino-acid sequence MPISERGKGQRSHQDMTLLLLLVLAASLAGRGDEDRTITDENGLSGEGEDFNGLRNPIVFTGEPTGIPPNDTRSNLLNPLAIIIPLLLLLLLVVAISVAVFICSRRRAKQHSGAGDMREDEILHGSDTEKVPMPMFEDDVPSVLELEMEDLEKWMVKDTGRICVDSAGDEA is encoded by the exons ATGCCTATATCTGAGAGAGGAAAAGGCCAGAGAAGTCACCAGGACAtgaccctgctgctgctcctggttCTCGCAGCCAGCCTGGCTGGACGAG GAGATGAAGACAGAACTATAACAGATGAGAATGGCCTgtcaggagaaggagaagattTTAATG GGCTCAGGAACCCCATAGTGTTTACAGGAGAACCTACAGGCATCCCGCCGAATGATACTCGAAGCAATTTGCTCAACCCCCTGGCGATCATCATCCCactcctgctgctcctcttgCTGGTGGTGGCCATATCTGTGGCTGTGTTTATCTGCAGCCGGAGGAGGGCGAAACAGCACAGCGGTGCTG GTGATATGAGAGAAGATGAGATCTTACATGGGTCCGATACAGAAAAAGTACCAAT GCCCATGTTTGAGGACGATGTGCCCTCCGTACTAGAGCTGGAGATGGAGGATCTGGAGAAATGGATGGTGAAAGACA CTGGGAGAATTTGTGTGGATTCTGCAGGAGATGAAGCCTAA
- the tmem154 gene encoding transmembrane protein 154 isoform X1: MPISERGKGQRSHQDMTLLLLLVLAASLAGRVLSDVIPTEDSAFTTVMHSPGDEDRTITDENGLSGEGEDFNGLRNPIVFTGEPTGIPPNDTRSNLLNPLAIIIPLLLLLLLVVAISVAVFICSRRRAKQHSGAGDMREDEILHGSDTEKVPMPMFEDDVPSVLELEMEDLEKWMVKDTGRICVDSAGDEA, encoded by the exons ATGCCTATATCTGAGAGAGGAAAAGGCCAGAGAAGTCACCAGGACAtgaccctgctgctgctcctggttCTCGCAGCCAGCCTGGCTGGACGAG TGCTGAGTGATGTCATACCCACAGAAGATTCTGCCTTCACCACTGTTATGCATTCTCCAG GAGATGAAGACAGAACTATAACAGATGAGAATGGCCTgtcaggagaaggagaagattTTAATG GGCTCAGGAACCCCATAGTGTTTACAGGAGAACCTACAGGCATCCCGCCGAATGATACTCGAAGCAATTTGCTCAACCCCCTGGCGATCATCATCCCactcctgctgctcctcttgCTGGTGGTGGCCATATCTGTGGCTGTGTTTATCTGCAGCCGGAGGAGGGCGAAACAGCACAGCGGTGCTG GTGATATGAGAGAAGATGAGATCTTACATGGGTCCGATACAGAAAAAGTACCAAT GCCCATGTTTGAGGACGATGTGCCCTCCGTACTAGAGCTGGAGATGGAGGATCTGGAGAAATGGATGGTGAAAGACA CTGGGAGAATTTGTGTGGATTCTGCAGGAGATGAAGCCTAA